In Spiroplasma litorale, a single genomic region encodes these proteins:
- a CDS encoding copper homeostasis protein CutC: MYLEVIAKDLEDVKDINNTSANRIELCKDLLVGGLTPDFDLIKQATELSKLPINVIVRRTHENFVYSKQEKKQILEDISFIKQTKANGIVFGALTKKNKIDIKFLKKVIKAKGNKEITFHKAFDEVNNFVKSYKILNKLNVTSVLTSGGLDLANGIDILNKLKKLDLKTIILVGGGVTKDNFSSIKKISGFVHIGRLARKNNSWEQPINKETINNLIKK, from the coding sequence ATGTATCTAGAAGTAATTGCAAAAGATTTAGAAGACGTTAAAGATATTAATAATACTAGTGCAAATAGAATTGAACTTTGTAAAGACTTATTAGTTGGAGGCTTAACGCCAGATTTTGATTTAATAAAACAAGCAACTGAATTATCTAAATTACCTATAAATGTAATTGTTAGAAGAACGCATGAAAATTTTGTTTATTCTAAACAAGAAAAAAAACAAATATTAGAAGACATTAGTTTTATAAAACAAACAAAAGCAAACGGTATTGTTTTTGGTGCATTAACTAAAAAAAATAAAATTGATATTAAATTTTTAAAAAAAGTTATTAAAGCAAAAGGTAATAAAGAAATAACTTTTCATAAAGCTTTTGATGAAGTTAATAATTTTGTCAAAAGTTATAAAATATTAAATAAATTAAATGTCACATCAGTTTTAACATCGGGAGGTTTAGATCTTGCAAATGGTATTGATATTTTAAATAAGTTAAAAAAACTAGATTTAAAAACCATAATTTTAGTAGGTGGAGGAGTAACGAAGGATAACTTTAGTAGCATAAAAAAAATATCAGGTTTTGTACACATTGGTAGACTTGCTAGAAAAAATAACTCCTGAGAACAACCGATTAATAAAGAAACAATAAATAATTTAATTAAAAAATAA
- a CDS encoding HIT family protein has translation MDQSCIFCKIANKEINSNIIYENEYTVCFLDLSPNSEGHCLVIPKKHYDDFESTDISLIYEVMKTKKEAIKILNKSLKPKGYNYVSNQGVEAFQTVFHYHEHIIPKYVKSDGYTFKINKNTDDLPVSEIYKKISEFKEN, from the coding sequence ATGGATCAAAGCTGTATATTTTGTAAGATTGCAAATAAAGAAATTAACTCTAACATAATTTATGAAAATGAATACACAGTATGTTTTTTAGACTTATCTCCAAACTCAGAAGGTCATTGTTTAGTTATTCCTAAAAAACACTATGACGATTTCGAAAGTACAGATATTAGTTTAATATATGAAGTTATGAAGACAAAAAAAGAGGCTATAAAAATATTAAATAAATCTTTAAAACCAAAAGGATATAATTATGTATCAAATCAAGGCGTAGAAGCATTTCAAACTGTATTTCATTACCATGAGCACATAATTCCAAAATATGTTAAATCTGATGGATATACATTTAAAATTAATAAAAACACAGATGATTTACCTGTATCTGAAATATATAAAAAAATATCTGAATTTAAGGAAAATTAG
- the ftsY gene encoding signal recognition particle-docking protein FtsY, translated as MGFWSNLKERRSLKKQEKKHKKEHKNTLTFSTDIKKLTKKYKVVNSDFYDELENILIKTDMGMKMVLEISNNVQRKVKPKHNFNDIKEILAEEIYKAYIGSGKVKSELNFQDNRLNIFLIVGVNGVGKTTSIAKIANYYSKQGKKVLIAAGDTFRAGAVEQLEQWCKNRLENVDLVKPPNNSKDPASVVFDSIKIAVDKNYDLLLVDTAGRLQNKEHLMRELEKITKIIQKSIKDGPHERLLVIDAQTGQNGVNQAKSFSEATDVSGIVLTKMDGTSKGGIALAIKDILNIPVKLIGVGEKVDDLKKFSVDDYIYDLTADFMEDDEDE; from the coding sequence ATGGGATTTTGAAGTAATTTAAAAGAGCGAAGATCTTTAAAGAAACAAGAAAAAAAACATAAAAAAGAGCATAAAAATACACTTACATTTTCAACTGATATCAAAAAATTAACCAAAAAATATAAAGTTGTAAATAGTGATTTTTATGATGAACTTGAAAATATTTTAATAAAAACTGATATGGGCATGAAAATGGTTTTAGAGATATCAAATAATGTGCAAAGAAAAGTAAAACCTAAACATAATTTTAATGATATAAAAGAAATTTTAGCCGAAGAAATATATAAAGCTTATATTGGATCTGGAAAAGTTAAATCAGAATTAAATTTTCAAGATAATAGATTAAATATTTTTTTAATTGTTGGAGTAAATGGTGTTGGTAAAACAACTAGCATTGCTAAAATTGCAAATTATTATAGTAAGCAAGGAAAAAAAGTATTAATTGCAGCAGGAGATACATTTAGAGCTGGTGCTGTTGAGCAATTAGAGCAATGATGTAAAAATAGACTTGAGAACGTTGATTTAGTTAAACCACCCAATAACTCAAAAGATCCTGCAAGTGTTGTTTTTGACTCAATTAAAATTGCAGTAGATAAAAATTATGATTTATTACTAGTTGACACAGCGGGTAGACTTCAAAATAAAGAACATCTTATGAGGGAGTTAGAAAAAATTACAAAAATTATTCAAAAGTCAATTAAAGATGGTCCCCACGAAAGGTTATTGGTTATTGATGCGCAAACTGGTCAAAATGGTGTAAATCAAGCAAAATCATTTTCAGAAGCAACCGATGTATCTGGAATTGTATTAACTAAAATGGATGGTACTAGTAAAGGTGGAATAGCGTTGGCTATTAAGGATATACTTAATATACCTGTTAAATTAATTGGTGTTGGAGAAAAGGTTGATGATTTGAAAAAATTTAGTGTGGATGATTACATATATGATCTAACTGCTGATTTTATGGAAGATGATGAAGATGAGTAA
- a CDS encoding TIGR00282 family metallophosphoesterase, translating into MNILFIGDIFSSPGRDVLSNKLNIIVKKHQIDFIIANGENISHGKGINKNHYNFLKQLKINVITSGNHIFKQKETLEYISNSKDLLRPLNMNKSLPGLGTNIFKFKDKEIRVTNLMGQVFMDNVNNPYEAFDEIIFKDTSNIHIVDFHAEASAEKLAFAFNYDGKVTAILGTHTHIQTADERIMPNGTAYITDVGMTGSFDSVIGVNPEEVIIKEKLGLQTKFVPSTKPAKISAVIIKIDDTNNKVINISRINEY; encoded by the coding sequence ATGAACATTTTATTTATTGGTGACATTTTTAGTTCACCTGGACGTGATGTATTATCAAACAAATTAAATATTATAGTTAAAAAGCATCAAATTGATTTTATAATTGCAAATGGCGAAAATATTAGCCACGGAAAAGGGATTAATAAAAATCATTATAATTTTTTAAAACAGTTAAAAATAAATGTTATTACAAGTGGAAATCACATTTTTAAACAAAAAGAAACATTAGAATATATTTCTAACTCAAAAGACCTTCTAAGACCTCTGAATATGAATAAAAGCCTTCCAGGTTTGGGCACTAACATTTTTAAATTTAAAGATAAAGAAATAAGAGTAACAAATTTAATGGGACAAGTTTTTATGGATAATGTAAATAATCCGTATGAAGCTTTTGATGAAATAATTTTTAAAGATACTTCAAACATACATATTGTAGATTTTCATGCAGAAGCATCTGCTGAAAAATTAGCGTTTGCATTTAATTATGATGGTAAAGTTACAGCAATATTAGGAACTCACACTCATATTCAAACTGCAGATGAAAGAATAATGCCTAATGGAACTGCTTACATAACTGATGTTGGTATGACTGGATCTTTTGATTCTGTAATTGGTGTAAATCCAGAAGAAGTGATTATTAAAGAAAAACTAGGTCTTCAAACTAAATTTGTGCCTTCAACTAAACCTGCAAAAATATCAGCTGTTATAATTAAAATAGATGATACAAACAATAAAGTTATTAATATATCAAGGATTAATGAATATTAA
- a CDS encoding alpha/beta fold hydrolase codes for MNKFLIWIIIGIVLFILLLIIIRYLISKKLTKKHKRIVKNELIKKKFFITSDNYELRWLGEILPVSKKILICVHDYGLSRKSFKNFEEYVRKNNSDVSVISYDQRGSGENKFYKNLNMGSHLLDLEEIIVYISTKYSDKEIFLVGEGFGSNLASYFSDNKRIKKIIFVSMHLNQIIHKSFKVIFKILMASLISTNIQIKQKIYIEDCVSKIDDNNIIDIDFVSHKKMKNLLQIRKINSKIKKNIVKNVKKYVFLLPGIDIFVKKNTFINIFNDEKLKDLKIDKLSSKKHYVFYEKNNIEIFKTIINNI; via the coding sequence ATGAATAAATTCTTAATATGAATAATTATTGGAATTGTTTTATTTATTTTACTTTTAATTATTATTAGATACTTAATATCTAAAAAACTAACAAAAAAGCATAAAAGAATTGTTAAAAATGAACTAATTAAGAAAAAGTTTTTTATAACAAGTGATAACTATGAATTGAGATGGCTAGGTGAAATATTACCTGTTTCAAAAAAAATATTAATATGTGTTCATGATTATGGACTTTCCAGAAAAAGTTTTAAAAATTTTGAAGAATATGTAAGAAAAAATAATAGTGATGTTTCTGTAATTTCATATGATCAAAGAGGAAGTGGCGAAAATAAGTTTTATAAAAACTTAAATATGGGAAGTCATTTATTAGATTTAGAAGAAATTATAGTTTATATATCTACAAAATATTCAGATAAGGAAATATTTTTAGTAGGGGAAGGTTTTGGGTCAAACTTAGCGTCTTATTTTAGTGATAACAAAAGAATAAAAAAAATTATTTTTGTTTCAATGCATTTAAATCAGATAATACATAAAAGTTTCAAAGTTATATTTAAGATTTTAATGGCCTCATTAATTTCTACTAATATACAAATAAAACAAAAAATATATATTGAAGATTGTGTTTCAAAAATTGATGATAATAATATTATTGATATCGATTTTGTATCACATAAAAAAATGAAAAACTTATTACAAATAAGAAAAATTAATTCAAAAATTAAAAAAAACATAGTAAAAAATGTTAAAAAATACGTATTTTTACTACCGGGTATTGATATTTTTGTTAAAAAAAATACATTTATTAATATATTTAATGATGAAAAGTTAAAAGACCTAAAAATTGATAAATTGAGTTCTAAAAAACATTATGTTTTTTATGAAAAAAATAATATAGAAATTTTCAAAACAATAATAAATAATATATAG
- the ylxM gene encoding YlxM family DNA-binding protein yields MDFEKNLLISEFYDYYKNLLTEKQRQYFELYFFENYSLQEIAEEIGVSKSAIHDSISKTISYLKDLEEKLKFVNKTKYIKNEIEKFKKEKISKDDFIESIEKEI; encoded by the coding sequence ATGGATTTTGAAAAAAATTTATTAATATCTGAATTTTATGATTATTATAAAAACTTGTTAACAGAAAAACAAAGACAGTATTTTGAGCTGTACTTTTTTGAAAATTATTCATTGCAAGAAATAGCTGAAGAAATAGGCGTTTCAAAGAGTGCAATTCATGATAGCATAAGCAAAACGATTTCTTATTTAAAAGATTTAGAAGAAAAACTTAAATTTGTAAATAAAACTAAATATATTAAAAATGAAATTGAAAAATTTAAAAAGGAAAAAATATCAAAAGATGACTTTATAGAAAGTATTGAAAAAGAAATATAA
- a CDS encoding IS3 family transposase, with amino-acid sequence MFSLKLSCLYLKISRYEYLKWLKNGKPKYKNYNKILAIKIRCLFYLFKKRYGYNMITLFLNKYFKKSLKPWVVYRYMKIMSLKAVKKKKVPNYDKSGPLRFENLLNRNFKSKNINEKWVTDVTYIKSINGNVYLSVIKDLFNSEIIDWKLSVSSNNILCHTNLISAIKKRGAPKIIHSDQGSPYTNETWERLCKNNNINISMSRRGNSPDNGACESFFGTFKNECIYTYKVKELHYSNIYKIISHYIEFYNYVRPSLKHKKTPYEICMEKVSF; translated from the coding sequence ATGTTTTCTTTGAAATTATCTTGTTTATATTTAAAAATTTCAAGGTATGAATATTTAAAATGACTCAAAAATGGAAAACCAAAATATAAAAATTATAATAAAATTTTAGCAATTAAGATAAGATGTCTTTTTTACTTGTTTAAAAAAAGATATGGCTATAATATGATAACTTTGTTTTTAAACAAATACTTTAAAAAAAGTTTAAAACCTTGAGTTGTTTATAGATATATGAAAATAATGAGTTTAAAAGCAGTGAAGAAAAAGAAAGTTCCAAACTATGATAAATCAGGTCCATTAAGATTTGAAAATTTACTAAATAGAAACTTTAAATCTAAAAACATAAATGAAAAATGAGTAACAGATGTAACTTACATAAAAAGTATTAATGGAAATGTATATTTATCTGTTATAAAGGATTTGTTCAATTCAGAAATTATTGATTGAAAGTTATCAGTTAGTTCTAATAATATATTATGTCATACAAATTTAATTAGCGCTATTAAAAAAAGAGGTGCACCAAAGATAATCCACTCAGATCAAGGATCACCATATACAAATGAAACTTGAGAAAGATTATGTAAAAATAATAATATAAATATTTCTATGTCAAGAAGAGGAAACTCCCCAGATAATGGTGCGTGTGAGTCTTTTTTTGGGACTTTTAAAAATGAATGTATATATACATATAAAGTAAAAGAACTACATTATTCAAATATTTATAAAATTATCTCACACTATATAGAGTTTTATAATTATGTTAGACCTTCTCTAAAGCATAAAAAAACTCCATACGAAATTTGTATGGAGAAAGTATCTTTTTAA
- a CDS encoding 3'-5' exoribonuclease YhaM family protein — protein sequence MISDLNLEAKSVNLTARIERVVLSTGNNGLNYLIVHLIDKTGRIEARLWNVSDDDILNLKAGSIVKIEANINSYRHQLQLKINNYVIIQEEEFDDYKISHDMFSINAPLNIDQKFKELLNFIESLKNDNYKNITISLLKEYEEDFKNYPAAVSIHHNVVGGLFWHSSSILEAAMALKKVYSFIEIDWDLVYCGAILHDIGKVIELEGKNASEYTSKGKLLGHISIGSNFVFDKAKSLKIESEDTIKLQHVILSSHGKNEFGSPIEPLLIESIIISTLDSLDARLYRVNEELKKVSNSNWTPRILSEDGRSFLRHFEKPKKN from the coding sequence ATGATAAGTGATTTAAATTTAGAAGCAAAAAGTGTAAATTTAACAGCAAGAATTGAAAGAGTTGTTTTATCAACTGGAAACAATGGTCTCAATTACTTAATAGTTCACCTAATTGATAAAACAGGTAGAATAGAAGCCAGATTATGAAATGTCTCTGATGATGATATATTAAATTTGAAAGCTGGTTCTATTGTTAAAATAGAAGCGAATATAAATAGTTATAGACACCAATTACAATTAAAAATAAATAACTATGTTATTATTCAAGAAGAAGAATTTGATGATTATAAAATCTCTCACGATATGTTCTCAATTAATGCTCCTTTAAATATAGACCAAAAATTTAAAGAATTATTAAATTTTATAGAGTCTTTAAAAAATGATAACTATAAAAATATTACAATAAGTTTATTAAAAGAGTATGAAGAAGATTTTAAAAACTATCCAGCAGCCGTAAGTATTCATCATAACGTCGTTGGTGGATTATTTTGACACAGTAGTTCAATTTTAGAAGCTGCAATGGCTCTAAAAAAAGTATATTCATTTATTGAAATTGATTGAGATTTAGTTTATTGTGGGGCTATTTTGCATGATATTGGTAAAGTAATTGAACTAGAGGGAAAAAATGCGAGTGAGTATACTTCAAAAGGAAAATTACTAGGACATATATCAATAGGAAGTAATTTTGTATTTGATAAAGCAAAAAGTTTGAAAATTGAATCTGAAGACACAATTAAGTTGCAACATGTTATATTATCAAGTCATGGAAAAAATGAATTTGGATCACCGATTGAGCCGTTACTGATAGAAAGCATAATTATATCAACATTAGATAGTTTAGATGCTCGGTTATATAGAGTTAATGAAGAGTTAAAAAAAGTGTCCAATAGTAATTGAACACCAAGAATATTATCTGAAGATGGAAGAAGTTTTTTAAGGCATTTTGAAAAACCTAAAAAAAACTAA
- the metK gene encoding methionine adenosyltransferase, translated as MKKFFTSESVSEGHPDKLCDQISDAILDACLEQDSNSKVACEVFVTDNYLVIGGEISSSAKVDYKEIAKFVLKRVGYKNGETGIDPENCEIVIKINQQSKDISIGVDKEDMGAGDQGIMFGYATNETSNYMPCAIQLAHDLVHLASKLRKLNEFKFAQPDMKSQVTMDYENLKNPRIDTILMSIQHDENYDEKEFKNFIKENIMNVIAKKHNLNTDFKVLINPTGRFVIGGPKSDTGLTGRKIIVDTYGGYSRHGGGAFSGKDPSKVDRSAAYMARYVAKNVVAAGLADQLEIQLSYAIGVSKPISIFVEAFGTNKVPYAIIYKAIEETFDFRVQSIIDSLDLKKPVYFRTSKYGHFGKKEFSWERLDKVRILERYL; from the coding sequence ATGAAAAAATTTTTTACTAGTGAATCAGTTTCAGAAGGACATCCAGATAAACTGTGCGATCAAATATCAGATGCAATATTAGATGCTTGTCTTGAACAAGACTCTAATTCAAAAGTTGCATGTGAAGTTTTTGTTACAGATAATTATTTAGTTATAGGAGGAGAAATATCTTCATCTGCTAAAGTAGATTACAAAGAAATTGCCAAATTTGTATTAAAAAGAGTAGGTTACAAAAATGGTGAAACAGGTATTGATCCTGAAAATTGTGAAATAGTTATTAAAATTAATCAACAATCAAAAGATATTTCAATTGGTGTTGATAAAGAAGATATGGGTGCAGGAGACCAAGGAATTATGTTTGGTTATGCAACAAATGAAACTTCAAATTATATGCCTTGTGCAATTCAATTAGCTCACGATTTAGTTCATCTTGCTTCAAAACTAAGAAAGTTGAATGAATTTAAATTTGCTCAGCCTGATATGAAATCACAAGTTACAATGGATTATGAAAATTTAAAAAACCCAAGAATTGATACAATATTGATGTCTATTCAGCATGATGAAAACTATGATGAAAAAGAATTTAAAAATTTTATCAAAGAAAATATAATGAATGTTATTGCAAAAAAACATAATCTAAATACAGATTTTAAAGTTTTGATTAACCCAACTGGTAGATTTGTTATTGGTGGTCCTAAAAGCGACACAGGACTAACAGGACGTAAAATAATTGTTGATACATATGGTGGTTATTCTAGACATGGTGGTGGAGCATTTTCGGGGAAGGATCCATCAAAAGTTGACAGAAGTGCTGCTTATATGGCGAGATATGTAGCTAAAAATGTTGTAGCTGCAGGTCTGGCGGACCAATTAGAAATCCAATTAAGTTATGCAATCGGAGTATCTAAGCCAATATCAATTTTTGTCGAAGCTTTTGGAACAAATAAAGTTCCGTATGCAATAATTTACAAAGCAATTGAAGAAACTTTTGATTTTAGAGTTCAATCAATTATTGACTCATTAGATTTAAAAAAACCGGTTTACTTTAGAACAAGTAAATATGGACATTTTGGTAAAAAAGAATTTAGTTGAGAAAGATTAGATAAAGTTAGAATTTTAGAAAGATATTTATAA
- a CDS encoding biotin/lipoyl-containing protein: MERIFFNNNKNLKGIVDEVFVKEGQPVKVGDVLTTISTQLEKVNVISPIDGVIKNVYIIDSLIVSCNDTLFEVVTHNELLELTKEPNNINDTLREGLDEFNYFDNFDNVESDPIVDSLEKKLDQETQIAPNNLNDKIIFNNHTLPRTEINVSKKEHDLLNKNLVQINDSITQELSFFTNNTSLEMENNVFKEETKTFIPKFNQENIIKEEIKKDLEKEKEKFNDLLDSKRLSNSINEKNNYFEKKDIIDTKVEKDLSTLNDFNQDKKTNSEINGSLYKEKEINIKKDNLQSEKVEFLNTNSSINLSLNINQLLNLQDILYKPSFEKNIEIKTSTLLIKALAMSLDSLNFYENKDEKNITIIKKTNTDFFKKTFSHINYNLNIFDIQNIFNNSNLSYKKTDFVIYDFIEYRNVISSFNIYDESIFSISLNNINQLINNDGTMYNNLNLNISYNNKFVSIDKTLKFIDVLTNLIENPGYLI, encoded by the coding sequence ATGGAACGTATATTTTTTAATAATAACAAAAATTTAAAAGGCATAGTTGATGAAGTTTTTGTTAAAGAAGGGCAGCCAGTTAAAGTTGGTGATGTTTTAACAACAATTTCAACTCAATTAGAAAAAGTTAATGTAATATCACCAATTGATGGAGTTATCAAAAATGTATATATAATTGATTCGCTTATTGTATCTTGTAATGATACACTTTTTGAAGTTGTTACACACAATGAACTTTTAGAACTTACTAAAGAACCTAATAATATAAACGATACTTTAAGAGAAGGTCTTGATGAATTTAATTATTTTGATAATTTTGATAATGTTGAGTCAGACCCAATAGTTGATTCATTAGAAAAAAAACTAGATCAAGAAACTCAAATCGCTCCTAATAACTTAAATGATAAAATAATTTTTAATAATCATACATTACCAAGAACAGAAATAAACGTAAGTAAAAAAGAACATGATCTACTTAATAAAAATCTAGTTCAGATAAACGACTCAATCACTCAGGAATTAAGTTTTTTTACAAATAATACTTCATTGGAAATGGAAAATAATGTTTTTAAGGAAGAAACAAAAACATTTATTCCAAAATTTAATCAAGAAAATATTATTAAAGAAGAAATCAAAAAAGATTTAGAAAAAGAAAAAGAAAAATTTAATGATTTATTGGATAGCAAACGTTTAAGTAATTCTATAAATGAAAAAAATAATTACTTTGAAAAAAAAGATATAATTGATACTAAAGTCGAAAAAGACCTTAGCACTTTAAATGATTTTAATCAAGACAAAAAAACAAACTCTGAAATTAATGGGTCATTATATAAAGAAAAAGAAATAAATATTAAAAAAGACAATTTGCAATCAGAAAAAGTAGAATTTTTAAATACAAATTCATCAATTAATCTATCTTTAAATATAAATCAATTATTGAATCTTCAAGACATTCTTTATAAACCTTCATTTGAAAAAAACATAGAAATTAAAACTTCAACTCTTCTAATAAAAGCGTTAGCAATGTCATTGGATAGTTTAAATTTTTATGAAAATAAAGATGAAAAAAATATAACAATAATCAAAAAAACAAATACAGATTTTTTTAAAAAAACATTTAGTCATATTAATTACAATTTAAATATTTTTGATATTCAAAATATATTTAATAACTCTAATTTAAGCTATAAAAAAACCGATTTTGTTATATACGATTTTATAGAATATAGAAATGTTATATCAAGTTTTAATATATATGATGAATCTATTTTTTCAATCTCATTAAATAATATTAATCAACTTATTAATAATGATGGAACTATGTATAATAATTTAAATTTAAATATTTCATATAACAACAAGTTCGTAAGTATAGATAAAACTTTAAAGTTTATTGATGTTTTAACAAATTTAATAGAAAACCCAGGTTATTTAATTTAA